A window of Amphiprion ocellaris isolate individual 3 ecotype Okinawa chromosome 12, ASM2253959v1, whole genome shotgun sequence contains these coding sequences:
- the bcl11bb gene encoding B-cell lymphoma/leukemia 11B isoform X2 codes for MSRRKQVNPQHFSLTHRETIQEANHDSGAGSPSPEPSTPSPRRAGPGEHDLLTCGQCQTNFPLGDILVFIEHKRRLCRGPSGRPGSFSKPGEAGGVMGIPISPRVRSLELGRGAIPVEVGIQVTPGGEEDEARRLTPAKGICPKQERGDKDEPSSYICTTCKQTFNSAWFLLQHAQHTHGIRIYLDNHPANCSLTPRMALPPPPGVDALPRSPLPTFLGDTNNPFHLLRMAAPLLREHPPPPGYMETRLPATPPFVSPPPPPRPPLERLGPEEMGLLSQHPSAFERVMRMTPMEPPSMDFSRRLRELAGNTTNNGGPTPPLSPNRVPPMHRLLSPTLFQPGAKPPAFLTYAPQPPTSQGGHGSSSPPDSQGQSQTPGKSKSCEFCGKIFKFQSNLIVHRRSHTGERPYKCHLCDHACSQASKLKRHMKTHMHNKSGAMSGSPEQGNRGEGGDGEDKTREGDAREMGMDNEEEEEEEEEEEEEEEEEEEELRNGSRPDSNLSEDSQEFSQNRENGPRHSPEDKSLSGNRVSDSGGVGIMHPYNHLDNHLRLNPNKRSLERQPNGDGGERGEVERQRDNERDQDRERDEQEDQRPVMNGRISVSEAESFPGLFQRRPTPITSPSPSNNKRIKIEKEQLEIPPTIPLISPENVYSQLLAGYAASRHFIREPFLGFTDSRQSPFATSSEHSSSETGSLRFSTPPGELMEGGSASGRSGSSTPHLLRGPGPGRPPSSKDRRNDTCEYCGKVFKNCSNLTVHRRSHTGERPYKCDLCSYACAQSSKLTRHMKTHGQFGKEVYRCDICHMPFSVYSTLEKHMKKWHGEHLMASEVKLEQADRG; via the exons ATGTCCCGCCGCAAGCAGGTGAACCCGCAGCACTTTTCGTTGACACACAGGGAGACAATACAAG AAGCCAATCATGACTCAGGGGCAGGTTCTCCATCTCCGGAGCCGTCCACCCCCAGCCCTCGGAGGGCAGGACCCGGGGAGCACGACCTGCTGACCTGTGGCCAGTGCCAGACCAACTTCCCTCTGGGTGATATCCTGGTTTTCATCGAGCACAAGCGCCGTCTGTGCCGGGGGCCCAGCGGCAGACCGGGGTCCTTCTCCAAGCCCGGGGAGGCCGGCGGGGTCATGGGCATCCCCATCTCTCCCAGGGTCCGGTCGCTGGAGCTGGGCAGAGGCGCCATTCCGGTGGAAGTGGGCATCCAGGTGACCCCTGGAGGAGAAGAGGATGAGGCGAGGAGGCTGACACCGGCCAAGGGGATCTGCCCCAAACAGGAGAGAGGAG ATAAAGATGAACCATCCAGTTACATCTGTACTACCTGTAAGCAGACCTTCAACAGTGCCTGGTTCCTGCTTCAGCATGCCCAGCACACTCATGGCATCCGCATCTACCTGGACAACCACCCTGCCAACTGCTCCCTCACTCCCCGCATGGCTCTGCCTCCCCCTCCGGGAGTCGACGCGCTGCCTCGCTCCCCTCTCCCCACCTTTCTTGGTGACACCAACAACCCATTCCACCTCCTCCGCATGGCCGCGCCCCTGCTCAGGGAACACCCCCCTCCTCCGGGGTACATGGAGACTCGGCTGCCTGCAACGCCGCCCTTCGTCAGCCCTCCACCTCCCCCGAGACCCCCTCTAGAGCGGCTAGGCCCAGAGGAAATGGGGCTGCTGTCACAGCACCCCAGTGCCTTTGAGAGGGTGATGCGAATGACCCCCATGGAGCCGCCTTCCATGGACTTCTCCCGGCGACTGAGGGAGCTGGCGGGCAACACAACCAACAATGGCGGGCCCACGCCTCCTCTCTCACCCAACCGTGTGCCGCCCATGCACCGTCTACTGAGTCCCACGCTTTTCCAGCCTGGTGCCAAGCCCCCAGCATTTCTCACCTACGCTCCGCAGCCACCCACCTCTCAGGGGGGACATGGGTCTTCCAGCCCTCCTGACTCACAGGGTCAGAGCCAGACCCCAGGGAAATCCAAGTCCTGTGAGTTCTGTGGCAAGATTTTCAAATTCCAGAGCAACCTGATCGTGCACAGACGTAGCCACACAGGAGAGAGGCCGTACAAGTGTCATCTATGTGATCATGCCTGTTCTCAGGCCAGCAAGCTGAAAAGGCACATGAAGACACATATGCACAACAAGTCTGGGGCCATGAGCGGCTCTCCAGAGCAGGGAAacagaggagaggggggagatgGTGAAGACAAGACAAGGGAAGGAGATGCAAGAGAAATGGGGATGGacaatgaggaggaggaggaagaagaggaggaggaagaagaggaggaggaggaagaggaggaagaactgAGAAATGGAAGTCGGCCAGATTCCAACTTGAGCGAGGACTCCCAGGAGTTCAGCCAGAATAGGGAAAATGGCCCAAGACACTCTCCTGAGGACAAATCCCTGAGCGGGAATAGAGTAAGTGACAGTGGCGGGGTGGGCATCATGCACCCGTACAACCACCTGGACAATCACCTTAGACTTAACCCTAACAAAAGAAGCTTGGAGAGACAACCTaatggagatggaggagagagaggtgaagtggagagacaaagagacaatGAGAGGGAccaggacagagagagagacgagcAGGAGGACCAGAGACCTGTGATGAACGGAAGGATCAGCGTATCCGAAGCGGAGTCCTTCCCTGGGCTGTTCCAGCGTCGGCCGACCCCCATCACCAGCCCGAGCCCCTCTAACAACAAGAGGATCAAGATAGAGAAGGAGCAGCTGGAGATTCCTCCAACCATTCCCCTCATCTCCCCAGAAAACGTCTACTCTCAGCTCCTGGCTGGCTACGCTGCTTCACGCCACTTCATCAGAGAACCTTTCTTGGGATTCACTGATTCCCGCCAGTCGCCGTTCGCCACCTCCTCCGAGCACTCGTCTTCGGAGACGGGGAGCCTCCGTTTCTCCACCCCGCCCGGGGAGCTGATGGAGGGCGGGAGCGCGTCGGGGCGCAGCGGCAGCAGCACCCCTCACCTCCTGCGGGGACCCGGACCCGGCAGGCCCCCTAGCTCCAAAGACAGGAGGAACGACACCTGCGAGTACTGCGGCAAGGTGTTCAAGAACTGCAGCAACCTGACGGTGCACCGACGCAGCCACACGGGGGAGCGGCCCTACAAGTGTGACCTGTGCAGCTACGCCTGCGCCCAGAGCTCCAAGCTGACGCGCCACATGAAGACCCACGGGCAGTTTGGGAAGGAGGTGTACCGCTGCGACATCTGCCACATGCCATTCAGTGTCTACAGCACGCTGGAGAAACACATGAAGAAATGGCATGGCGAACATTTGATGGCCAGCGAGGTCAAACTGGAGCAAGCGGACAGAGGTTAA
- the bcl11bb gene encoding B-cell lymphoma/leukemia 11B isoform X1 — MSRRKQVNPQHFSLTHRETIQAEANHDSGAGSPSPEPSTPSPRRAGPGEHDLLTCGQCQTNFPLGDILVFIEHKRRLCRGPSGRPGSFSKPGEAGGVMGIPISPRVRSLELGRGAIPVEVGIQVTPGGEEDEARRLTPAKGICPKQERGDKDEPSSYICTTCKQTFNSAWFLLQHAQHTHGIRIYLDNHPANCSLTPRMALPPPPGVDALPRSPLPTFLGDTNNPFHLLRMAAPLLREHPPPPGYMETRLPATPPFVSPPPPPRPPLERLGPEEMGLLSQHPSAFERVMRMTPMEPPSMDFSRRLRELAGNTTNNGGPTPPLSPNRVPPMHRLLSPTLFQPGAKPPAFLTYAPQPPTSQGGHGSSSPPDSQGQSQTPGKSKSCEFCGKIFKFQSNLIVHRRSHTGERPYKCHLCDHACSQASKLKRHMKTHMHNKSGAMSGSPEQGNRGEGGDGEDKTREGDAREMGMDNEEEEEEEEEEEEEEEEEEEELRNGSRPDSNLSEDSQEFSQNRENGPRHSPEDKSLSGNRVSDSGGVGIMHPYNHLDNHLRLNPNKRSLERQPNGDGGERGEVERQRDNERDQDRERDEQEDQRPVMNGRISVSEAESFPGLFQRRPTPITSPSPSNNKRIKIEKEQLEIPPTIPLISPENVYSQLLAGYAASRHFIREPFLGFTDSRQSPFATSSEHSSSETGSLRFSTPPGELMEGGSASGRSGSSTPHLLRGPGPGRPPSSKDRRNDTCEYCGKVFKNCSNLTVHRRSHTGERPYKCDLCSYACAQSSKLTRHMKTHGQFGKEVYRCDICHMPFSVYSTLEKHMKKWHGEHLMASEVKLEQADRG, encoded by the exons ATGTCCCGCCGCAAGCAGGTGAACCCGCAGCACTTTTCGTTGACACACAGGGAGACAATACAAG CAGAAGCCAATCATGACTCAGGGGCAGGTTCTCCATCTCCGGAGCCGTCCACCCCCAGCCCTCGGAGGGCAGGACCCGGGGAGCACGACCTGCTGACCTGTGGCCAGTGCCAGACCAACTTCCCTCTGGGTGATATCCTGGTTTTCATCGAGCACAAGCGCCGTCTGTGCCGGGGGCCCAGCGGCAGACCGGGGTCCTTCTCCAAGCCCGGGGAGGCCGGCGGGGTCATGGGCATCCCCATCTCTCCCAGGGTCCGGTCGCTGGAGCTGGGCAGAGGCGCCATTCCGGTGGAAGTGGGCATCCAGGTGACCCCTGGAGGAGAAGAGGATGAGGCGAGGAGGCTGACACCGGCCAAGGGGATCTGCCCCAAACAGGAGAGAGGAG ATAAAGATGAACCATCCAGTTACATCTGTACTACCTGTAAGCAGACCTTCAACAGTGCCTGGTTCCTGCTTCAGCATGCCCAGCACACTCATGGCATCCGCATCTACCTGGACAACCACCCTGCCAACTGCTCCCTCACTCCCCGCATGGCTCTGCCTCCCCCTCCGGGAGTCGACGCGCTGCCTCGCTCCCCTCTCCCCACCTTTCTTGGTGACACCAACAACCCATTCCACCTCCTCCGCATGGCCGCGCCCCTGCTCAGGGAACACCCCCCTCCTCCGGGGTACATGGAGACTCGGCTGCCTGCAACGCCGCCCTTCGTCAGCCCTCCACCTCCCCCGAGACCCCCTCTAGAGCGGCTAGGCCCAGAGGAAATGGGGCTGCTGTCACAGCACCCCAGTGCCTTTGAGAGGGTGATGCGAATGACCCCCATGGAGCCGCCTTCCATGGACTTCTCCCGGCGACTGAGGGAGCTGGCGGGCAACACAACCAACAATGGCGGGCCCACGCCTCCTCTCTCACCCAACCGTGTGCCGCCCATGCACCGTCTACTGAGTCCCACGCTTTTCCAGCCTGGTGCCAAGCCCCCAGCATTTCTCACCTACGCTCCGCAGCCACCCACCTCTCAGGGGGGACATGGGTCTTCCAGCCCTCCTGACTCACAGGGTCAGAGCCAGACCCCAGGGAAATCCAAGTCCTGTGAGTTCTGTGGCAAGATTTTCAAATTCCAGAGCAACCTGATCGTGCACAGACGTAGCCACACAGGAGAGAGGCCGTACAAGTGTCATCTATGTGATCATGCCTGTTCTCAGGCCAGCAAGCTGAAAAGGCACATGAAGACACATATGCACAACAAGTCTGGGGCCATGAGCGGCTCTCCAGAGCAGGGAAacagaggagaggggggagatgGTGAAGACAAGACAAGGGAAGGAGATGCAAGAGAAATGGGGATGGacaatgaggaggaggaggaagaagaggaggaggaagaagaggaggaggaggaagaggaggaagaactgAGAAATGGAAGTCGGCCAGATTCCAACTTGAGCGAGGACTCCCAGGAGTTCAGCCAGAATAGGGAAAATGGCCCAAGACACTCTCCTGAGGACAAATCCCTGAGCGGGAATAGAGTAAGTGACAGTGGCGGGGTGGGCATCATGCACCCGTACAACCACCTGGACAATCACCTTAGACTTAACCCTAACAAAAGAAGCTTGGAGAGACAACCTaatggagatggaggagagagaggtgaagtggagagacaaagagacaatGAGAGGGAccaggacagagagagagacgagcAGGAGGACCAGAGACCTGTGATGAACGGAAGGATCAGCGTATCCGAAGCGGAGTCCTTCCCTGGGCTGTTCCAGCGTCGGCCGACCCCCATCACCAGCCCGAGCCCCTCTAACAACAAGAGGATCAAGATAGAGAAGGAGCAGCTGGAGATTCCTCCAACCATTCCCCTCATCTCCCCAGAAAACGTCTACTCTCAGCTCCTGGCTGGCTACGCTGCTTCACGCCACTTCATCAGAGAACCTTTCTTGGGATTCACTGATTCCCGCCAGTCGCCGTTCGCCACCTCCTCCGAGCACTCGTCTTCGGAGACGGGGAGCCTCCGTTTCTCCACCCCGCCCGGGGAGCTGATGGAGGGCGGGAGCGCGTCGGGGCGCAGCGGCAGCAGCACCCCTCACCTCCTGCGGGGACCCGGACCCGGCAGGCCCCCTAGCTCCAAAGACAGGAGGAACGACACCTGCGAGTACTGCGGCAAGGTGTTCAAGAACTGCAGCAACCTGACGGTGCACCGACGCAGCCACACGGGGGAGCGGCCCTACAAGTGTGACCTGTGCAGCTACGCCTGCGCCCAGAGCTCCAAGCTGACGCGCCACATGAAGACCCACGGGCAGTTTGGGAAGGAGGTGTACCGCTGCGACATCTGCCACATGCCATTCAGTGTCTACAGCACGCTGGAGAAACACATGAAGAAATGGCATGGCGAACATTTGATGGCCAGCGAGGTCAAACTGGAGCAAGCGGACAGAGGTTAA